Proteins encoded together in one Ipomoea triloba cultivar NCNSP0323 chromosome 4, ASM357664v1 window:
- the LOC116014981 gene encoding oleoyl-acyl carrier protein thioesterase, chloroplastic-like, with the protein MSILRGAFSACNLTAIDSHPQVLSNQCRFPSLNFANSPAVGRRSVVVSCYAPANGPALAVATEEPRSQQLAFEPSLADRLRLGSLTEDGLSYKEKFIVRCYEVGINKTATVETIANLLQEVGCNHAQSVGFSTDGFATTHTMRKLHLIWVTARMHIEIYKYPAWSDVIEIETWCQNEGRIGTRRDWILKDYANGDVIGRATSKWVMMNEDTRRLQKVTDDVRNEYVIYCPKTLRLAFPEANNGSLKKIAKLEDPAENSRLGLVPRRADLDMNQHVNNVTYIGWVLESMPQEIIDTHELQTITLDYRRECQQDDVVDSLTSLELIDNAASSVLNGTNGSPTAMINLNKCFLHLLRLSGSGLEINRSRTEWRRKPAQLL; encoded by the exons ATGTCGATTCTTCGAGGGGCATTTTCGGCATGCAACCTCACCGCCATTGATTCTCACCCGCAAGTTCTGAGCAATCAATGCCGGTTTCCCAGTCTCAATTTCGCTAACTCGCCCGCCGTTGGGCGCCGGAGCGTGGTTGTTTCCTGCTACGCTCCGGCGAATGGTCCGGCGCTGGCGGTGGCCACCGAGGAGCCGAGGAGCCAGCAGTTGGCGTTCGAGCCGAGCCTCGCGGACCGGCTCCGGCTCGGGAGCTTGACGGAGGACGGCTTGTCTTACAAGGAGAAGTTCATTGTTCGGTGCTATGAGGTTGGGATTAACAAAACCGCCACTGTTGAAACTATCGCTAATCTATTGCAG GAAGTTGGATGCAACCATGCTCAGAGTGTCGGGTTTTCAACAGATGGTTTTGCAACCACACATACCATGAGAAAACTGCATCTGATATGGGTCACTGCACGAATGCATATTGAGATCTATAAATACCCTGCTTG GAGTGATGTAATTGAGATAGAGACTTGGTGCCAGAATGAGGGAAGAATTGGGACTAGACGGGATTGGATTCTCAAGGACTATGCAAATGGTGATGTTATTGGAAGGGCTACCAG CAAGTGGGTGATGATGAACGAGGACACTAGACGGCTTCAGAAAGTCACTGATGATGTGCGCAATGAATATGTAATTTACTGTCCCAAAACACTAAG GTTAGCTTTCCCTGAGGCAAACAACGGCAGTCTAAAGAAGATAGCTAAGCTGGAGGATCCAGCTGAGAATTCCCGACTGGGACTGGTG CCAAGAAGAGCTGATTTGGATATGAACCAACATGTAAATAATGTCACCTACATTGGATGGGTCCTTGAG AGCATGCCTCAAGAAATCATCGACACACACGAGCTACAAACCATCACATTAGATTACAGGCGCGAATGCCAGCAAGATGATGTGGTTGATTCCCTCACAAGCCTTGAACTGATCGACAATGCAGCTTCTTCAGTACTAAACGGAACAAATGGATCGCCCACGGCTATGATCAATCTAAACAAGTGCTTCTTACATTTATTGAGATTATCTGGCAGTGGGTTAGAAATAAACAGGAGTCGCACTGAATGGAGAAGGAAGCCTGCCCAACTATTATAA
- the LOC116015637 gene encoding UBX domain-containing protein 1-B-like isoform X1 yields the protein MDALQVNYGLLSELEFMGFSESRAKKALQSSGNSSIEAAINWLIDHENDPDDDQKSPDDDQDDPTEVPVIIDIEGPSISEEVESRSQGLSSPDRDRARSKMEEEAKKLEREREKERIQSGKELLMAKRRAEETERERFIAQRKKDKEEERRARDRVRQKLLQDKAERMGIHGASLMNEEKRQNPLVTKSAPLPDYSAQRTELMRECLRSLRRQYKEDDTKVKRAFQTLLIYCRNVVNNPNEEKFRKIRLRNPAFQARVGFCREGIQFLELCGFERVGGDQFLFLPREKLDMAVLKSAGIVLHSAITNPFFGLLSK from the exons ATGGATGCTTTGCAAGTTAACTATGGATTACTTAGTGAACTTGAATTCATGGGATTCTCCGAGAGCCGAGCCAAGAAGGCGCTTCAATCTTCTG GTAATTCGAGTATTGAAGCTGCTATAAATTGGCTTATTGATCATGAGAATGACCCGGATGATGATCAGAAAAGCCCAGATGATGATCAGGATGACCCGACCGAG GTCCCAGTGATTATTGATATTGAAGGTCCTTCGATTTCTGAAGAAGTAGAGTCTAGATCACAGGGACTAAG CTCTCCTGATAGGGATAGAGCGCGCAGTAAAATGGAAGAGGAAGCGAAAAAGCTAGAAAGAGAAAGGGAAAAG GAAAGAATTCAATCTGGTAAGGAGTTGTTAATGGCAAAGCGAAGGGCAGAAGAAACTGAAAGAGAACG CTTTATAGCACAACGGAAGAAAGACAAAGAGGAAGAAAGAAGGGCAAGAGATAGAGTTCGACAGAAGTTGCTGCAGGATAAG GCAGAAAGAATGGGGATACATGGCGCATCCTTGATGAACGAAGAGAAG AGACAGAACCCATTAGTGACCAAGTCTGCTCCCTTGCCTGATTATTCTGCTCAGAGGACAGAGCTCATGAGAGAATGTCTGAGATCTCTTAGGCGTCAATACAAG GAAGATGATACCAAGGTGAAAAGGGCATTCCAAACACTTCTAATATATTGCAGAAATGTGGTCAATAATCCTAATGAAGAAAAGTTCAGGAAGATCAGGCTAAGGAATCCAGCCTTTCAG GCCAGAGTTGGATTTTGCAGGGAAGGCATTCAGTTTCTTGAGCTCTGTGGGTTTGAAAGAGTTGGAGGAGATCAGTTCTTGTTCTTGCCCAGAGAAAAGCTTGACATGGCAGTGCTGAAGTCTGCTGGGATTGTATTGCACTCTGCTATAACCAACCCCTTCTTTGGGCttctctcaaagtaa
- the LOC116017789 gene encoding cytochrome P450 CYP82D47-like translates to MELLVSNSLAIAGLFIFAVLYTSWQRRIRKNGNSSKPLPPVVSGAWPVIGHFRQLTSGKEPLFRTFGAMADKYGPIFTVRIGMQPSVVINSWETARDCFSTNDKLLADRPPNCAGKYLGYDYAVLPFSLHGQYWRNMRKLVVVELLSNNTLEKLKPVWMSELETNIKELYTLVRDDVDFRARKVDMSEWFGHLTLNMIVKLIGGRRYKYRSNDSADEEGRCLTKVFKEIMCLMGEFVPGDAFFPIGLVRWLDFGGQIASMKRVSKVMDDILQNWIEDHVKRREMKGDNDDRDFIDVMLSVMDDKFLSGGHSYTRDTIIKAASLSMLEDGADTLGLNLEWILSILLNNPHVMNKIQEEIDTIVGKERWVEDYDIDNMAYLQAAVKEAMRLYPPAPMLFPHRAIEECIVGGYAIPKGTILYTNVWKIQRDPQVWPEPEKFLPERFLEGQAEMDTPSRHFGFIPFGIGRRSCPGISYALKVAHLSIGRLLQGYNVTAPLNMPVDMFEGQATTMVIRATPLEVHVTPRLQPSFYGEM, encoded by the exons ATGGAGCTTCTTGTCTCTAATTCCTTAGCCATAGCAGGGCTCTTCATCTTCGCAGTACTCTACACTTCATGGCaaagaagaataagaaagaaTGGCAATTCATCAAAGCCGTTACCTCCGGTAGTCTCCGGTGCATGGCCGGTGATTGGCCACTTCCGGCAGCTCACCTCCGGCAAGGAACCACTGTTTCGGACTTTCGGAGCGATGGCGGATAAATACGGCCCTATATTCACCGTCCGGATCGGGATGCAACCGTCCGTCGTCATTAACAGCTGGGAAACCGCCAGAGATTGCTTCTCTACCAACGACAAGCTCCTTGCTGATCGCCCGCCGAATTGTGCAG ggAAGTATTTGGGGTACGACTATGCAGTGTTGCCGTTCAGTCTTCACGGTCAATACTGGCGCAACATGCGCAAGCTAGTGGTGGTGGAATTGCTCTCAAACAACACACTGGAGAAACTGAAACCTGTGTGGATGTCGGAGTTAGAGACCAACATCAAAGAACTCTACACTTTAGTACGAGATGATGTCGACTTCCGAGCAAGAAAGGTGGACATGAGTGAGTGGTTCGGACATTTGACCTTGAACATGATCGTGAAGCTGATCGGAGGTAGGAGATACAAGTACAGGTCGAACGACAGCGCGGATGAGGAGGGGCGATGTTTGACTAAGGTGTTCAAGGAAATTATGTGTCTTATGGGGGAATTTGTTCCCGGGGATGCATTTTTTCCGATTGGGTTGGTTAGGTGGTTGGATTTTGGCGGTCAAATTGCGTCCATGAAGCGAGTCTCGAAAGTCATGGATGATATTCTTCAGAATTGGATTGAAGATCATGTCAAAAGGCGGGAGATGAAGGGAGACAACGACGATCGAGACTTCATTGACGTCATGCTTTCAGTGATGGATGATAAATTCCTATCCGGTGGTCATTCTTATACACGCGATACAATCATCAAGGCAGCATCACTG AGTATGCTGGAAGATGGTGCAGACACTTTAGGCCTTAATTTGGAATGGATACTATCCATATTATTGAACAACCCCCATGTAATGAATAAAATTCAAGAAGAGATAGATACCATAGTTGGCAAGGAGAGATGGGTAGAAGATTATGACATTGATAACATGGCATACCTCCAAGCTGCTGTCAAAGAAGCCATGCGATTGTACCCACCAGCGCCTATGCTATTTCCACACAGGGCCATAGAAGAGTGCATTGTTGGTGGCTACGCCATTCCAAAAGGGACCATTTTGTACACCAATGTGTGGAAGATACAACGAGACCCACAAGTATGGCCAGAGCCTGAAAAGTTCTTGCCAGAAAGGTTCTTGGAAGGTCAAGCAGAGATGGATACTCCTAGTAGGCATTTCGGGTTCATTCCATTTGGAATTGGAAGAAGATCTTGTCCTGGAATCTCGTATGCATTAAAAGTGGCACATCTTTCCATTGGTCGTTTACTCCAAGGATACAATGTCACCGCACCTTTGAATATGCCAGTGGATATGTTTGAAGGTCAAGCCACCACTATGGTTATTAGAGCAACTCCATTAGAAGTGCATGTTACTCCTCGCTTACAACCCTCATTCTATGGAGAAATGTAA
- the LOC116015234 gene encoding protein bicaudal C homolog 1-like has product MYADRLEAGGRLPVKDRLNGRTLDGSGRWRQISGKRQREDDDKWEHDLYEHNRPQMSRRKIGSTDLRLKLQRKSNQQASQSGKADLRERLSGIFHPQVENDLPKPKNAPEISKPVMKNVISEAPISATKKVSNKIIKKSQQKAGSMDSFLQSLGLEKYSITFQAEEVDMAALVHMTDEDLKAMGIPMGPRKKILLALESKS; this is encoded by the exons ATGTACGCTGATCGATTGGAGGCTGGAGGGAGGCTTCCAGTAAAGGATAGGCTCAACGGCAGAACACTTGATGGTTCTGGTCGCTGGCGACAAATCTCCGGCAAGAG GCAGAGAGAGGATGATGACAAATGGGAGCATGATTTGTATGAGCACAACAGGCCTCAAATGTCAA GAAGAAAAATAGGTTCTACAGACCTTCGTCTGAAGCTGCAGAGGAAAAGTAACCAACAAGCTTCTCAAAGTGGGAAGGCAGATCTACGTGAAAGGCTTTCTGGTATATTTCATCCCCAAGTGGAGAATGATCTGCCAAAGCCAAAGAATGCACCTGAGATCAGTAAACCTGTTATGAAAAATGTCATATCTGAAGCTCCTATATCGGCGACCAAGAAAGTTTCTAACAAGATTATTAAGAAGAGTCAACAGAAG GCTGGATCAATGGATAGTTTTCTGCAGTCATTGGGTCTTGAGAAATATTCCATTACATTTCAAGCTGAAGAA GTTGACATGGCTGCCCTTGTACACATGACTGATGAAGATCTTAAGGCTATGGGAATACCAATG GGTCCAAGAAAGAAGATACTTCTGGCATTGGAGTCTAAATCCTGA
- the LOC116015637 gene encoding UBX domain-containing protein 1-B-like isoform X2 yields MDALQVNYGLLSELEFMGFSESRAKKALQSSGNSSIEAAINWLIDHENDPDDDQKSPDDDQDDPTEVPVIIDIEGPSISEEVESRSQGLRDRARSKMEEEAKKLEREREKERIQSGKELLMAKRRAEETERERFIAQRKKDKEEERRARDRVRQKLLQDKAERMGIHGASLMNEEKRQNPLVTKSAPLPDYSAQRTELMRECLRSLRRQYKEDDTKVKRAFQTLLIYCRNVVNNPNEEKFRKIRLRNPAFQARVGFCREGIQFLELCGFERVGGDQFLFLPREKLDMAVLKSAGIVLHSAITNPFFGLLSK; encoded by the exons ATGGATGCTTTGCAAGTTAACTATGGATTACTTAGTGAACTTGAATTCATGGGATTCTCCGAGAGCCGAGCCAAGAAGGCGCTTCAATCTTCTG GTAATTCGAGTATTGAAGCTGCTATAAATTGGCTTATTGATCATGAGAATGACCCGGATGATGATCAGAAAAGCCCAGATGATGATCAGGATGACCCGACCGAG GTCCCAGTGATTATTGATATTGAAGGTCCTTCGATTTCTGAAGAAGTAGAGTCTAGATCACAGGGACTAAG GGATAGAGCGCGCAGTAAAATGGAAGAGGAAGCGAAAAAGCTAGAAAGAGAAAGGGAAAAG GAAAGAATTCAATCTGGTAAGGAGTTGTTAATGGCAAAGCGAAGGGCAGAAGAAACTGAAAGAGAACG CTTTATAGCACAACGGAAGAAAGACAAAGAGGAAGAAAGAAGGGCAAGAGATAGAGTTCGACAGAAGTTGCTGCAGGATAAG GCAGAAAGAATGGGGATACATGGCGCATCCTTGATGAACGAAGAGAAG AGACAGAACCCATTAGTGACCAAGTCTGCTCCCTTGCCTGATTATTCTGCTCAGAGGACAGAGCTCATGAGAGAATGTCTGAGATCTCTTAGGCGTCAATACAAG GAAGATGATACCAAGGTGAAAAGGGCATTCCAAACACTTCTAATATATTGCAGAAATGTGGTCAATAATCCTAATGAAGAAAAGTTCAGGAAGATCAGGCTAAGGAATCCAGCCTTTCAG GCCAGAGTTGGATTTTGCAGGGAAGGCATTCAGTTTCTTGAGCTCTGTGGGTTTGAAAGAGTTGGAGGAGATCAGTTCTTGTTCTTGCCCAGAGAAAAGCTTGACATGGCAGTGCTGAAGTCTGCTGGGATTGTATTGCACTCTGCTATAACCAACCCCTTCTTTGGGCttctctcaaagtaa
- the LOC116017372 gene encoding GPI transamidase component PIG-T yields the protein MVRLKLIFLLITLLLSSKSTIGKEEEFSEALLLRPLPDRKVLSHFHFESKVPPTHTHGRHHHLFPKSIYQLVHKFRIREMDLSFTQGRWNYEQWGGYDPIASNNAKPPGVELWAVFDVPQDQVDASWKNLTHALSGLFCASVNFLESSTAYAAPQWSFRSVVGNLRYGTLPREAVCTENLTPWLKLLPCRDKAGIAALMDRPSIYKGFYHSQRLHLISDEFSLDASSSGVVLEQTLTTVLQPNTFGSSLNSFDGSIVQPSWSLSSLFGRKVSERCSLSKSSNVYVHLDKNLVSKLKTLWKKDGISDDVDVTSEGSWKNPSFEMSIPPARVIKEVYTSSKEEKSILCEFSIEHYSQSRPFDLGFRWKLPVLWSSHLAPLHASRFLMGSGNERGAIAISLKATGMSDNTQSATSSEGRCFLRVNIFQVVPWYVKVYYHTLKIFLDGHAKSTADIVEKMRVSPSEDKVSPGLMEITLRLACDVNSATLTLEFDKGFLHIDEYPPDANQGFDIPSAVISFPEFKTSLHLVKDSSANTLPILSKLQDESPVLSYTEVLLVPLTTPDFSMPYNVITITCTVFALYFGSLLNALRRRAGEEERLLKSKASKGTGRLTLLVSKLSAKLRGKPWNPPNPASSSSSSSSSFLSSKLIIKVIIIACIAAGWQYFSE from the exons ATGGTTAGGTTAAAGCTAATCTTTCTATTGATTACGCTCCTTTTGAGCTCCAAATCAACGATTGGAAAGGAGGAAGAGTTCTCAGAAGCACTGCTGTTGAGGCCTTTGCCTGATCGCAAAGTGCTTTCTCATTTTCACTTTGAAAGCAAAGTTCCCCCAACTCACACTCATGGCCGTCATCACCATCTTTTCCCCAAATCAATTTATCAACTG GTACACAAATTTCGCATACGAGAAATGGATTTGTCTTTCACCCAAGGTAGGTGGAACTATGAACAATGGGGTGGGTACGATCCAATTGCGAGCAACAATGCAAAGCCTCCTGGAGTTGAACTCTGGGCTGTTTTTGATGTCCCTCAAGATCAGGTTGATGCTTCCTGGAAAAACTTAACGCATGCTCTTTCTGGCCTCTTTTGTGCTTCTGTTAACTTCTTGGAGTCTTCAACTGCTTATGCTGCTCCTCAGTGGAGCTTCCGGTCTGTTGTTGGAAACTTGAGATATGGTACATTACCCCGTGAGGCTGTTTGCACTGAGAACCTCACTCCCTGGTTAAAGTTGCTTCCTTGTCGAGATAAAGCTGGAATTGCTGCATTAATGGACAGACCAtctatctacaaaggattttatCACTCTCAAAGATTGCACTTGATTTCAGATGAGTTTAGTTTAGATGCATCAAGTTCTGGAGTAGTGCTTGAACAAACTCTGACAACTGTCCTTCAACCAAATACTTTTGGATCTAGCTTGAATTCTTTTGATGGGTCAATAGTACAACCTAGCTGGTCTCTTAGCTCATTGTTTGGAAGGAAAGTTAGTGAAAGATGTTCTCTTTCCAAGTCTAGTAATGTGTATGTCCATCTTGACAAGAATTTAGTATCAAAGTTGAAGACTCTATGGAAGAAAGATGGTATATCTGATGATGTTGATGTGACCTCTGAAGGTTCATGGAAAAACCCAAGCTTTGAAATGTCCATACCTCCTGCCAGGGTAATCAAAGAAGTCTATACCTCATCCAAAGAGGAGAAATCCATTCTATGTGAATTTTCAATTGAACATTACAGCCAATCCAGACCATTTGATTTGGGATTCAGGTGGAAGCTACCTGTACTGTGGTCAAGTCATTTGGCACCCTTGCATGCAAGCAGGTTCCTAATGGGAAGTGGGAATGAACGGGGTGCTATAGCCATCTCTTTAAAGGCCACAGGAATGAGTGACAATACACAAAGTGCTACTAGCAGTGAAGGAAGATGCTTCTTGCGGgtcaatattttccaagttgTTCCATGGTATGTGAAGGTGTATTATCATACACTTAAAATTTTTCTGGATGGACATGCCAAATCTACAGCAGATATTGTTGAGAAAATGCGAGTTTCACCTTCTGAAGACAAGGTTTCGCCAGGACTAATGGAAATTACTCTGAGATTAGCCTGTGATGTGAACTCAGCTACATTGACTCTGGAGTTTGACAAG GGGTTTCTGCACATTGATGAATATCCTCCTGATGCTAATCAGGGGTTTGACATCCCATCAGCTGTAATTAGTTTTCCTGAGTTCAAAACAAGTTTGCATCTAGTCAAGGATAGCTCTGCCAACACATTGCCTATTTTATCTAAACTGCAG GATGAAAGCCCCGTTCTTTCCTACACAGAAGTATTACTTGTTCCTTTGACAACACCTGATTTTAGCATGCCGTACAATGTCATCACAATTACATGCACAGTTTTTGCTTTATACTTTGGGTCGCTGCTCAATGCACTCCGAAGGCGTGCCGGTGAAGAGGAACGGTTATTGAAAAGTAAAG CCTCGAAGGGGACCGGTCGTTTAACTTTGTTAGTATCCAAATTGTCTGCTAAATTGAGGGGAAAACCATGGAATCCTCCCAACCCAgcctcttcatcatcatcatcatcttcatctttcttGAGTTCTAAGCTGATTATAAAGGTCATAATTATAGCCTGCATTGCTGCTGGTTGGCAGTACTTCTCGGAATGA
- the LOC116017159 gene encoding RPM1-interacting protein 4-like, whose product MAARPNVPKFGNWENEEEPYTVYFDQARKYKGGKAINPNDPEMYQSAAPSKPRTLPPEEPVRRGGVRQTNERREDGDFQQFSNHSSRNNNNNGNMSSRGRGSNSGGRRRQSGGSDHSFEKSPLHHQQRAKLAPGRGSPSHDNSFGTPGRSYDSSYGGIGKSRLKPESPDRAAIPKFGGWDDVNPQSAENYTEIFNKVREAKRLDSTDIPGTGTPSRSSYNTQKQEERPRKCCFPWW is encoded by the exons ATGGCTGCT CGTCCGAATGTCCCAAAATTTGGAAACTGGGAGAACGAAGAGGAGCCATACACGGTCTACTTCGATCAGGCAAGGAAATATAAAGGTGGGAAGGCGATAAATCCAAACGATCCGGAGATGTATCAGAGCGCGGCCCCGTCCAAACCTAGAACCCTACCGCCGGAGGAACCAGTCCGGCGCGGCGGCGTTAGGCAAACGAATGAGCGTAGGGAAGATGGCGATTTCCAGCAATTCTCTAATCATTCATCcaggaataataataacaacggTAATATGAGCTCCAGAGGCCGCGGATCAAATTCCGGCGGACGCCGCCGCCAAAGTGGCGGCTCCGATCACAGCTTCGAGAAATCTCCCCTCCACCACCAGCAGCGGGCAAAGCTAGCTCCCGGGAGAGGTAGTCCGTCTCATGACAATAGCTTCGGTACTCCGGGAAGGTCTTATGATAGTAGCTATGGCGGTATTGGCAAATCCCGGCTAAAGCCTGAAAGT CCCGATAGAGCTGCAATTCCAAAGTTTGGAGGGTGGGACGATGTGAATCCTCAATCCGCAGAAAATTACACtgaaatttttaacaaagtGCGAGAGGCAAAGCGCTTAGATTCTACAGACATACCTGGGACTGGGACGCCTAGCCGATCATCATATAATACACAAAAGCAAGAAGAACGCCCTCGG AAATGTTGCTTTCCATGGTGGTAG
- the LOC116015637 gene encoding UBX domain-containing protein 1-like isoform X3 yields MGFSESRAKKALQSSGNSSIEAAINWLIDHENDPDDDQKSPDDDQDDPTEVPVIIDIEGPSISEEVESRSQGLSSPDRDRARSKMEEEAKKLEREREKERIQSGKELLMAKRRAEETERERFIAQRKKDKEEERRARDRVRQKLLQDKAERMGIHGASLMNEEKRQNPLVTKSAPLPDYSAQRTELMRECLRSLRRQYKEDDTKVKRAFQTLLIYCRNVVNNPNEEKFRKIRLRNPAFQARVGFCREGIQFLELCGFERVGGDQFLFLPREKLDMAVLKSAGIVLHSAITNPFFGLLSK; encoded by the exons ATGGGATTCTCCGAGAGCCGAGCCAAGAAGGCGCTTCAATCTTCTG GTAATTCGAGTATTGAAGCTGCTATAAATTGGCTTATTGATCATGAGAATGACCCGGATGATGATCAGAAAAGCCCAGATGATGATCAGGATGACCCGACCGAG GTCCCAGTGATTATTGATATTGAAGGTCCTTCGATTTCTGAAGAAGTAGAGTCTAGATCACAGGGACTAAG CTCTCCTGATAGGGATAGAGCGCGCAGTAAAATGGAAGAGGAAGCGAAAAAGCTAGAAAGAGAAAGGGAAAAG GAAAGAATTCAATCTGGTAAGGAGTTGTTAATGGCAAAGCGAAGGGCAGAAGAAACTGAAAGAGAACG CTTTATAGCACAACGGAAGAAAGACAAAGAGGAAGAAAGAAGGGCAAGAGATAGAGTTCGACAGAAGTTGCTGCAGGATAAG GCAGAAAGAATGGGGATACATGGCGCATCCTTGATGAACGAAGAGAAG AGACAGAACCCATTAGTGACCAAGTCTGCTCCCTTGCCTGATTATTCTGCTCAGAGGACAGAGCTCATGAGAGAATGTCTGAGATCTCTTAGGCGTCAATACAAG GAAGATGATACCAAGGTGAAAAGGGCATTCCAAACACTTCTAATATATTGCAGAAATGTGGTCAATAATCCTAATGAAGAAAAGTTCAGGAAGATCAGGCTAAGGAATCCAGCCTTTCAG GCCAGAGTTGGATTTTGCAGGGAAGGCATTCAGTTTCTTGAGCTCTGTGGGTTTGAAAGAGTTGGAGGAGATCAGTTCTTGTTCTTGCCCAGAGAAAAGCTTGACATGGCAGTGCTGAAGTCTGCTGGGATTGTATTGCACTCTGCTATAACCAACCCCTTCTTTGGGCttctctcaaagtaa